A single genomic interval of Acidobacteriota bacterium harbors:
- a CDS encoding metallophosphoesterase — translation MDLAGQVLVRCIAAMLALCGVLYLRDTLRVQWSGPAGRRVVMAAAVWAAVAVLPPLMIVVAGFRGFVPLRSIPEGPAIFLQMWNFALVCYGVARVSAKGVELLRSAFRGLARATPPPKGPPGDPPDPAPPVPLPGPRRPAGWSRLAAVPLVAALFTTYALVTRHDLAVTPLVIQTGRSPDGARVRIAHITDLHLGQFFGVESLRFYLGEVKKLQPDLVAVTGDLINSDNAFFREAVPLFRDLAATAPVYACLGNHDNIDNPAEFRRLARDAGIRLLVNQRETLAVRSVEVEIAGLAYAYRDSATPGLLQKTYRGERRGRFSVLLAHNPRVFDAAGGLGIDLVLSGHTHGGQIVFRRGINAGSLIDPFFPYSRGHYTRRGLHLYVNSGLGSWFPFRVNCPPEITLVELR, via the coding sequence ATGGACCTCGCCGGACAAGTGCTGGTTCGATGCATCGCCGCCATGCTGGCGCTGTGCGGGGTGCTCTACCTCCGCGACACCCTCCGGGTGCAGTGGTCGGGCCCGGCCGGCCGCCGGGTGGTGATGGCGGCGGCGGTCTGGGCCGCGGTGGCCGTCCTCCCCCCCCTGATGATCGTCGTGGCCGGCTTCAGGGGTTTCGTCCCCTTGCGCAGCATCCCGGAAGGACCTGCCATCTTCCTCCAGATGTGGAATTTCGCCCTGGTCTGTTACGGGGTGGCCCGGGTGTCGGCCAAGGGGGTCGAACTCCTCCGGAGCGCCTTCCGGGGGCTCGCCCGCGCGACGCCCCCGCCGAAGGGGCCCCCTGGCGACCCTCCCGACCCGGCCCCGCCGGTCCCCCTCCCCGGGCCCCGCCGCCCGGCGGGGTGGTCCCGGCTGGCCGCCGTGCCCCTGGTCGCCGCGCTCTTCACCACCTACGCCCTCGTCACCCGCCACGACCTGGCGGTGACGCCGCTGGTGATTCAGACCGGCCGCTCCCCCGACGGCGCCCGCGTGCGCATCGCCCACATCACCGACCTCCACCTGGGGCAGTTCTTCGGCGTAGAGTCCCTGCGCTTCTACCTGGGGGAGGTGAAGAAGCTCCAGCCGGACCTGGTGGCCGTGACGGGGGACCTCATCAACTCGGACAACGCGTTCTTCCGGGAGGCCGTCCCGCTCTTTCGCGACCTCGCCGCCACGGCGCCCGTCTACGCCTGCCTGGGAAACCACGACAACATCGACAACCCCGCGGAGTTCCGCCGTCTGGCCCGGGACGCGGGGATCCGGCTCCTGGTGAACCAGCGGGAAACCCTGGCGGTCCGGAGCGTCGAGGTGGAGATCGCCGGTCTGGCCTACGCCTACCGGGACTCTGCCACCCCGGGCTTGTTGCAGAAGACCTACCGGGGCGAGCGCCGCGGGCGCTTCTCGGTGCTCCTGGCCCACAACCCCCGGGTCTTCGACGCCGCCGGGGGCCTGGGGATCGACCTGGTCCTCTCGGGGCACACCCACGGGGGGCAGATCGTCTTCCGGCGCGGCATCAACGCCGGCAGCCTCATCGACCCCTTCTTCCCCTACTCCCGGGGCCACTACACCCGCCGGGGCCTCCACCTCTACGTCAACAGCGGCCTGGGGAGCTGGTTCCCCTTCCGCGTCAACTGCCCGCCGGAGATCACCCTCGTCGAGCTGCGGTAG
- the selD gene encoding selenide, water dikinase SelD has protein sequence MGPAELGRLLEGIGGHRDARLLVGYETSDDAAVFEIAPGLLVVQTLDFFTPVVDDPRTFGRIAAANALSDVYAMGAVPLSALNIVCFPRGLDPEILGKILAGGAEKAAEARVAIAGGHTVDDPEPKYGLSVIGTVSREALLTNRTAREGDVLVLTKPLGIGVLTTAFKRGDIGEAELGPAVEVMEQLNAEASRLMTRHGAHACTDVTGFGMLGHLWEMASASGLGAEVRAEAVPVLPEALPFCAAGRLPGGSFANQDHLKDAVRAAHGVEAARLNALFDAQTSGGLLVALDADRAEAFVAELRAEHPWAAVVGRFTRTGGIRVLP, from the coding sequence ATGGGCCCGGCGGAGCTGGGCCGGCTCCTGGAGGGCATCGGCGGACACCGCGATGCCCGGTTGCTGGTAGGGTACGAGACCTCCGACGACGCGGCGGTCTTCGAGATCGCCCCGGGCTTGCTCGTGGTCCAGACCCTGGACTTCTTCACCCCGGTGGTGGACGACCCCCGGACCTTCGGGCGCATCGCCGCCGCCAACGCCCTCTCCGACGTCTACGCCATGGGCGCGGTGCCCCTGTCGGCCCTGAACATCGTCTGCTTCCCCCGCGGCCTCGACCCGGAGATCCTGGGGAAGATCCTCGCGGGGGGCGCGGAGAAGGCGGCGGAGGCGCGGGTCGCCATCGCCGGGGGGCACACCGTGGACGACCCGGAGCCCAAGTACGGTCTCTCGGTCATCGGGACGGTATCCCGGGAAGCCCTACTGACGAACCGCACGGCCCGGGAGGGCGACGTGCTGGTCCTGACCAAGCCGCTGGGGATCGGCGTCCTGACCACCGCCTTCAAGCGGGGGGACATCGGCGAGGCGGAACTGGGGCCGGCCGTGGAGGTCATGGAGCAGCTGAACGCCGAGGCGTCGCGGCTCATGACCCGCCACGGCGCCCACGCCTGCACCGACGTCACGGGCTTCGGGATGCTGGGGCACCTGTGGGAGATGGCGTCCGCTTCCGGCCTCGGGGCCGAGGTCCGCGCGGAGGCGGTCCCCGTCCTGCCCGAGGCGCTCCCCTTCTGCGCCGCCGGCCGGCTCCCCGGCGGCAGCTTCGCCAACCAGGACCACCTGAAGGACGCTGTGCGCGCGGCGCACGGCGTCGAGGCGGCCCGGCTGAACGCCCTCTTCGACGCCCAGACCTCCGGGGGGCTCCTGGTCGCCCTGGACGCGGACCGCGCCGAGGCCTTCGTGGCAGAGCTCCGCGCCGAGCACCCGTGGGCCGCCGTCGTGGGGCGGTTCACCCGGACGGGCGGCATCCGCGTCCTCCCCTGA